In Sesamum indicum cultivar Zhongzhi No. 13 linkage group LG8, S_indicum_v1.0, whole genome shotgun sequence, the sequence CTTGAGCACCTCCAAGCTGCTGCAGAGCATTGACAAACCGGCGATGCAATTCTGGCGACCAGCATCTCCTTTGCTTACGAGCAGATTGTTGCTGTGCAGCCTTAAGATTTGCTTCAACATTAGTTGTGGGAGAGGACACTGATTTACTGGAACTGAATTTTGGGCCAAAACCAATACAACTAATCTCTTCCCTTGAACTCTTGATTTCTGGTGTGCAAAGAGAAAGCCCTGGAACTGGCAATTCATCCCTGTCCTCCTTCCTTACTGTCATTACCGGAAAATTATTACAGCCCTTAAAAGGCACAAAAGCCCTTAACACTGTCCTGCTTTTGCTACTCTGAAACAAATTATCCATTGCCGGCCGAGTTATTTCTTCCTCCATTATCTACTTACCaaacaaaaacacaagaaaaccGTAAATAAACACACAACCaagaaaatcattaatttGTGAAATAACACACATTTGCCACTTCTGCATAcctgtttgtttttatctagTTTTAAGATGGGTTTGTTGTTGCTGAAATCAGTACTTGGACAATTAGGATGATTATCGGAGTTCCATAACTGCACAGAGCTCATCCAATTCATTTTATCTCTGCtgctaatattattttctttactaCTCTCAACTTTATCATCTTTGTCATCAGTACAGCTTTTCTTCAATGGTATGAATTCTTCCAAAACTGGTTCCACGTTTGATTTCTTGCACTGAGCTAACTCCTCCTTCATTGTTACAATAGCTGCAATTGGAGAAATCATCAAAACCTAAAATATCGGTAGATAAACTCAAATCAGAAACAAAACACATTGAAATAAATGTACTAAAACCAATCCAGAACAACTTCATTTCTACCATATTCGAAATTCCTAGCATTATCATGGGAAATATAATCTAAATACGGTGTagataagaagaaaaagaaaaccctgTAATCTGAAAACcgaaagaaggaaaagaaaatcccATGTGCAGAAGTCATTTgtgttttaagaaaaagataaatctatgtggaaaaggaaaaatgtagGGGTAAGGAAAAAGGAGCCCACCGTCGCTCAGGAGGAGCATGCAAAGAGGGAGCTCGCGTTTAAAGGCATCGATCTTCTTCATCTCGTCTTGCAGCCTATTAACGTAATCTTCAAGCTTCAAAATCTTATCAGATGCGCTGTGAATCCTCGAAACTTCCGCAATGAAGTCACCGATGTTTTTATGAACGTACGGTTTGGAGGAAAACCTAGAATCCAAGCTGAGTTCCGGGGGAATTAACGATCCCATTTTCCTCCCAGATCTTGGATATTTCCCCTTTCCTcttttgattgattgattgatgaATATGGGTAGCGAAAATCAGTGGAAATGGGGagtatagagagagagaaagagtggACGGAATGAAGGATCGGAAGGCGAAGATTCTGTTAAACAACGCTGAGTTTTGACAGAGGTGAGGCCGATATGTATGCTGCGTGTGCTGTGCTGTGTgcgtagagagagagagagaaagaaagaaagaaagagagagaaaattctTGGTCtcttttatacataaaaaaaatatatatatatatgcaaaatgGAAAAGTCTTTCTCCAGTCGTCGCATATTTCTTTTCTCGCCTTCTATTACTAATTTACTATCCCCAAACATACATATCTATATTTCTTcactcttttatttattttcatctccatttttctaaaatcattcaacttattattacaatatatataaccaacaattttaaataaataaattaacaacatATCACTACTAAAATagacttaaattaaatatctaaaattatacacacacGTCGTCTTCATTGTAAAAcctcaaacaaaaaatcattccttatcttcttcttttgttatAAATGCACTTTAAACTATCACTCTTAAATATTCCTTTCTATGTTTTAACCTACAAAAATATTCCATGCTCATCTATTTTATACTCAACCTTTTATACATGATAT encodes:
- the LOC105169576 gene encoding myb family transcription factor EFM isoform X1 — protein: MGSLIPPELSLDSRFSSKPYVHKNIGDFIAEVSRIHSASDKILKLEDYVNRLQDEMKKIDAFKRELPLCMLLLSDAIVTMKEELAQCKKSNVEPVLEEFIPLKKSCTDDKDDKVESSKENNISSRDKMNWMSSVQLWNSDNHPNCPSTDFSNNKPILKLDKNKQIMEEEITRPAMDNLFQSSKSRTVLRAFVPFKGCNNFPVMTVRKEDRDELPVPGLSLCTPEIKSSREEISCIGFGPKFSSSKSVSSPTTNVEANLKAAQQQSARKQRRCWSPELHRRFVNALQQLGGAQAATPKQIRELMQVDGLTNDEVKSHLQKYRLHTRRVTTKASTTQPVGLWMPQQQCGESLKHSNSQSASPEGPLQLAGSCHGGDSIEDEDD
- the LOC105169576 gene encoding myb family transcription factor EFM isoform X2; translation: MISPIAAIVTMKEELAQCKKSNVEPVLEEFIPLKKSCTDDKDDKVESSKENNISSRDKMNWMSSVQLWNSDNHPNCPSTDFSNNKPILKLDKNKQIMEEEITRPAMDNLFQSSKSRTVLRAFVPFKGCNNFPVMTVRKEDRDELPVPGLSLCTPEIKSSREEISCIGFGPKFSSSKSVSSPTTNVEANLKAAQQQSARKQRRCWSPELHRRFVNALQQLGGAQAATPKQIRELMQVDGLTNDEVKSHLQKYRLHTRRVTTKASTTQPVGLWMPQQQCGESLKHSNSQSASPEGPLQLAGSCHGGDSIEDEDD